The Kocuria flava nucleotide sequence CGGCCATGCGCGCCGCGCTGCACGCGGCCGCCCGCGGCCCGCGCGGCGCGAACCCGCTCGTGGGCGCGGTCCTCGTGGACGCCTCCGGCCGGATCCTGCACGAGGGCCACCACCGCGGCGCCGGCACCCCCCACGCCGAGGTCGACGTCCTGCAGCGCGCCGCCGCCGCCGGCACGGACCTGCGCGGCACCACCATGTACGTCTCCCTGGAGCCCTGCGACCACTGGGGCCGGACCGGCCCGTGCTCCCGGGCGATCGTGGCCGCCGGGGTGCCCCGCGTCGTCTACGGCGCCCCCGACCGCACCACCGCCGCCGCCGGCGGGGCGCGCACCATGCGCGCCGCCGGGGTCGAGGTCCGGCCCGGCCCGCTGGCCGACGAGGCCGAGGCCCTCAACGACCGGTGGGCCGAGACGATGCGCGCCCAGCGCCCCTTCGTGACCCTCAAGGTCGCCCAGTCCCTCGACGCCCGGATCGCCGCCGCCGACGGCACCAGCCAGTGGATCACCTCGTCCTCGGCCCGCGAGCACGGCCACGACCTGCGCGCCCTGGCCGACGCCGTGCTCGTGGGCACCGGCACCGTCCTGGCCGACGACCCCCGCCTGACCGCCCGCACGGGCGAGGGCGCCGTGCCCGCCCGCCAGCCGCTGCGCGTGGCCATGGGCCTGCGCCCCGTGCCCGAGCGGGCGCGCGTCCGGGGCGACGACGGGCTCTTCCGCCAGGTGCTCACCCACGACCCGCACGCCGCGCTGGCGGAGCTCTACGACGCCGGTGTCCGCCACGTGCTGGTCGAGGGCGGGGCCGGGGTCGCCGCGGCGTTCCTGCGCGCCGACCTCGTCGACGAGCTCGCCCTCTACCAGGCCCCGCTGCTGCTGGGCGCCGGCCGCCCGGCCTTCGAGGACCTCGGCGTCGGCACGCTCGCCGACGCCTCCCGCTGGCGCCTGGACCCGGCCGGGGGAGGACCCGTGCGCCGCCTGGGCCCCGACCTGTGGCTGCACCTGCGGCCGGCCCCGGCGTGCTGAGCACGCCACGGCTCCCCGGGCCCGGGCCGGCGGGGACACGCGCGGGGGAGCAGACGCGGAGCAGCAGCCACACCGAGGAGGAACCGATGTTCACAGGAATCGTCGCCGGGCAGGGCACCGTCCGCTCGGTCGAGCTGCGCCCGGACGGCGCGAGCGCCCGGCTGCTCGTCGACGCCGGCCCGCTGGTCGCGGACCTGCCGCACGGCGGCTCGCTCGCCGTCAACGGCGTGTGCCTCACCGCCACCCGCACCGCGGAGCTGGCCGAGGGCCAGTTCCACGCCGACGTCATCGGCGAGACCCTGCACCGCACGACCCTGGGGGCGCTCGCGCCGGGGGACGCCGTGAACCTCGAGCGCTGCGTGCCCGCGGGCGGGCGGCTCGACGGGCACGTGGTCCAGGGCCACGTGGACGGCACCGGGACGGTGGCCGAACGCGAGGACCTGGGGGACTGGGAGCGGGTGCGCGTGCGCGTGCCGGCCCGCCTGGCCCCGTTCCTCGCGGAGAAGGGCTCGGTGGCGATCGACGGCGTGTCCCTGACCGTCACCGCCGTCAGCGATCCCGCCGACCCCGAGCCCTGGTTCGAGGTGGGGCTGATCCCCGCCACCCTGGCCGAGACCACGCTCGGGGCCCGGCCCGCGGGCTCGGCCGTCAACCTCGAGGTCGATGTCCT carries:
- the ribD gene encoding bifunctional diaminohydroxyphosphoribosylaminopyrimidine deaminase/5-amino-6-(5-phosphoribosylamino)uracil reductase RibD is translated as MEGSTFDAPCRRAHADAREPGAVVLPPGRRPGEGRREMHPQRDHGGDAERAAMRAALHAAARGPRGANPLVGAVLVDASGRILHEGHHRGAGTPHAEVDVLQRAAAAGTDLRGTTMYVSLEPCDHWGRTGPCSRAIVAAGVPRVVYGAPDRTTAAAGGARTMRAAGVEVRPGPLADEAEALNDRWAETMRAQRPFVTLKVAQSLDARIAAADGTSQWITSSSAREHGHDLRALADAVLVGTGTVLADDPRLTARTGEGAVPARQPLRVAMGLRPVPERARVRGDDGLFRQVLTHDPHAALAELYDAGVRHVLVEGGAGVAAAFLRADLVDELALYQAPLLLGAGRPAFEDLGVGTLADASRWRLDPAGGGPVRRLGPDLWLHLRPAPAC
- a CDS encoding riboflavin synthase, with translation MFTGIVAGQGTVRSVELRPDGASARLLVDAGPLVADLPHGGSLAVNGVCLTATRTAELAEGQFHADVIGETLHRTTLGALAPGDAVNLERCVPAGGRLDGHVVQGHVDGTGTVAEREDLGDWERVRVRVPARLAPFLAEKGSVAIDGVSLTVTAVSDPADPEPWFEVGLIPATLAETTLGARPAGSAVNLEVDVLAKYAQRLLAFAGTGTPAAAPAPATDAAGPAGPAAGEGA